A section of the Streptomyces sp. V3I8 genome encodes:
- a CDS encoding spermidine synthase: MARAKNKRAGDRRGGSPAVVEEVDGGLAELVPDRERARAWTLLVDGAPQSHVDLDDPAYLDFEYQRRLGHVIDLVAPPGRPVHAVHLGGGALTLARYVAATRPRSTQQVVERDAALVRLVRRELPLDPNARIRVRSADAREGLAKVPDGWADLVVADVFGGARTPAHLTSGEFLTDVRRVVKAGGLYAANLADGPPLAHLRGQIATAAGVFPELALVADPAVLRGRRFGNAVLVASDRPLPVAELTRRAASDPHPARVEHGKPLRDFTGGAVPVTDATAAASPAPPPSVFR; this comes from the coding sequence ATGGCCAGGGCGAAGAACAAGCGGGCGGGTGACCGGCGGGGTGGGAGCCCGGCCGTTGTCGAAGAGGTCGACGGAGGGCTGGCCGAGCTGGTGCCCGACCGGGAGCGGGCGCGGGCGTGGACGCTGCTCGTCGACGGGGCCCCGCAGTCGCACGTCGACCTGGACGACCCGGCGTACCTGGACTTCGAGTACCAGCGCCGCCTCGGCCACGTCATCGACCTGGTCGCCCCGCCGGGCAGGCCCGTGCACGCCGTGCACCTCGGCGGTGGCGCCCTCACCCTCGCCCGGTACGTCGCCGCGACCCGCCCCCGCTCCACCCAGCAGGTCGTCGAACGGGACGCGGCGCTCGTCCGGCTGGTCCGGCGCGAACTGCCGCTGGACCCCAACGCCCGGATCAGGGTGCGGTCCGCCGACGCGCGCGAGGGACTCGCGAAGGTGCCGGACGGGTGGGCGGACCTGGTCGTCGCGGACGTGTTCGGCGGGGCGCGCACACCGGCGCACCTCACGTCGGGCGAGTTCCTCACCGACGTACGCAGGGTCGTGAAGGCCGGCGGCCTGTACGCCGCCAATCTCGCCGACGGGCCGCCCCTGGCGCATCTGCGCGGTCAGATCGCGACGGCCGCCGGTGTCTTCCCCGAACTGGCCCTCGTCGCCGACCCGGCGGTCCTGCGCGGCAGACGCTTCGGCAACGCGGTCCTGGTCGCCTCGGACCGGCCCCTCCCGGTCGCGGAACTGACCCGCCGGGCGGCCTCCGACCCGCACCCGGCCAGAGTCGAACACGGCAAGCCGCTGCGGGACTTCACCGGCGGAGCCGTCCCGGTGACGGACGCGACGGCGGCGGCCTCACCGGCGCCCCCGCCGTCGGTGTTCCGGTAG
- a CDS encoding phosphatase PAP2 family protein — translation MLLTDAPVGKAVPRTRLRWWTELPLILLVYGAYSAGRLLARGDVTHAVDHGLAILRVEKFFFLNAEHPLNRLFTREPWLGIPADFWYASLHYMVTPAVLIWLFRSRAVRYRAARTWLMASTFMGLIGFTLLPTCPPRLLSASHGFVDTMAQYSDYGWWGGEASAPRGLGGMTNQYAAMPSLHCGWALWCGVMLWMYGGTRLTKVAGVLYPLITTIVVMGTANHYFLDAVAGFVVMGVGFLVTRPLLRLADMFRARYGMRPYAPSLGGPAAVPHGTGSSIVSVECQTSPGERLPRQRKVPATPGAAEPGAGPAASPADAGDETPAAAR, via the coding sequence ATGCTGCTGACCGATGCACCAGTCGGCAAGGCGGTACCACGTACCCGCCTGCGCTGGTGGACCGAGCTGCCCCTGATCCTGCTGGTGTACGGGGCGTACTCGGCGGGACGGCTCCTCGCGCGCGGGGACGTGACCCATGCCGTCGACCACGGCCTGGCGATCCTGCGGGTCGAGAAGTTCTTCTTCCTCAACGCCGAGCACCCGCTGAACCGTCTTTTCACCCGTGAACCCTGGCTCGGCATCCCGGCGGACTTCTGGTACGCGTCGCTGCACTACATGGTCACGCCCGCCGTGCTGATCTGGCTGTTCCGGTCCCGCGCGGTGCGCTACCGGGCGGCCAGGACCTGGCTGATGGCGTCCACGTTCATGGGCCTGATCGGCTTCACTCTGCTGCCGACCTGCCCGCCGCGGCTGCTGTCGGCGAGCCACGGGTTCGTCGACACGATGGCCCAGTACAGCGACTACGGCTGGTGGGGCGGCGAGGCGAGCGCGCCCCGCGGGCTCGGCGGCATGACGAACCAGTACGCGGCGATGCCCAGTCTGCACTGCGGCTGGGCCCTGTGGTGCGGTGTGATGCTGTGGATGTACGGCGGCACGCGGCTCACCAAGGTCGCGGGCGTGCTGTACCCCCTGATCACCACGATCGTGGTGATGGGCACCGCCAACCACTACTTCCTCGACGCGGTCGCCGGGTTCGTCGTGATGGGGGTCGGATTCCTGGTCACCCGGCCGCTGTTGCGGCTCGCGGACATGTTCCGGGCGCGGTACGGGATGCGTCCCTACGCCCCGTCACTCGGCGGTCCCGCCGCCGTCCCGCACGGCACAGGTTCCTCAATTGTCAGTGTGGAGTGCCAGACTTCGCCGGGTGAGCGACTTCCCCGACAGCGCAAGGTCCCAGCCACCCCGGGTGCCGCCGAGCCGGGAGCCGGACCGGCAGCCAGTCCCGCCGACGCGGGGGACGAGACTCCGGCAGCGGCTCGCTGA
- a CDS encoding M6 family metalloprotease domain-containing protein, giving the protein MTALAATSLIAPPVAVPLSMPCALKRTEVHHSEGLDTWNAAYPRPVRRLDAVMVFLSFPDAEPLTRPAELTADYFPATSRFFEQASYGKFRLRLHPLREWIRMPRASTAYAIRRDWHAAARSAYLRDALAAADRRVDFSRYDIVYFVADPDAPGVDSDATKVVNLEMPLRADGTDIHRVVTVFEKHPPDRLVLAHETGHVFDLPDLYHRPVDGKGDWDTHVGDWDLMGSQFGLAPDLFGWHKWKLGWLEPRQVACVRGAGRRGARLTLEPLAAGPGAVAAGAEPAGRAGAPGGGSDWAGSGSDGGTKLAVVRTARDRVVALEVRGPAGNDRAACAQGVLVYRVRGGAESGRGPIEVVDAHPGSGGCWDDSVYGPLADAPVGVGESFTVPGEGVRVEVHDRTASGAWTVTVSTDAS; this is encoded by the coding sequence TTGACGGCCCTCGCCGCCACGTCGCTGATCGCACCCCCGGTCGCCGTGCCGCTGTCGATGCCGTGCGCGCTGAAGCGGACCGAGGTCCACCACTCGGAGGGCCTGGACACCTGGAACGCTGCCTATCCGCGCCCCGTCCGCCGGCTGGACGCGGTGATGGTGTTCCTCTCTTTCCCGGACGCCGAGCCGCTGACCCGTCCCGCCGAGCTGACGGCCGACTACTTCCCCGCGACCAGCCGCTTCTTCGAACAGGCCTCCTACGGCAAGTTCCGGCTGCGCCTGCACCCGCTGCGCGAATGGATCCGGATGCCGAGGGCCTCGACGGCGTACGCCATACGGCGCGACTGGCACGCGGCGGCGCGCTCCGCCTATCTGCGGGACGCCCTCGCGGCGGCGGACCGCCGGGTCGACTTCTCCCGCTACGACATCGTCTACTTCGTCGCCGATCCCGACGCCCCCGGGGTCGACTCCGACGCGACGAAGGTGGTGAACCTGGAGATGCCGCTGCGGGCCGACGGGACGGACATCCACCGGGTTGTCACGGTGTTCGAGAAGCATCCGCCGGACCGGCTGGTCCTGGCCCACGAGACCGGGCACGTCTTCGACCTGCCCGACCTCTACCACCGGCCCGTCGACGGCAAGGGCGACTGGGACACGCACGTCGGCGACTGGGATCTCATGGGCAGCCAGTTCGGGCTCGCCCCGGACCTCTTCGGCTGGCACAAGTGGAAGCTGGGGTGGCTGGAACCGCGCCAGGTGGCGTGCGTACGGGGTGCGGGCCGCCGGGGCGCGCGGCTGACGCTCGAGCCGCTGGCGGCGGGGCCCGGGGCGGTCGCGGCGGGTGCGGAACCCGCCGGGCGGGCGGGCGCGCCCGGGGGCGGGTCCGACTGGGCGGGGTCCGGGTCGGACGGCGGGACGAAGCTGGCGGTGGTGCGGACGGCGCGGGACCGTGTCGTGGCCCTGGAGGTGCGGGGGCCGGCCGGCAACGACCGGGCGGCCTGCGCGCAGGGCGTCCTCGTCTACCGCGTGCGCGGCGGGGCGGAGTCCGGCCGCGGGCCGATCGAGGTCGTCGACGCGCACCCCGGGTCCGGCGGCTGCTGGGACGACTCGGTCTACGGCCCGCTCGCGGACGCGCCGGTCGGCGTCGGGGAGAGCTTCACCGTGCCCGGCGAGGGCGTACGCGTCGAGGTGCACGACCGGACGGCTTCGGGGGCGTGGACGGTGACGGTGTCGACGGACGCGTCATGA
- a CDS encoding response regulator transcription factor, producing MASVLVVEDDQFVRSALIRHLTEAAHTVRSVGTALEALREVAHFRFDVVILDLGLPDLDGSEALKMLRGITDVPVIVATARDDETEIVRLLNDGADDYLTKPFSVEHLSARMAAVLRRARSSAAEPAPAPQLRVGGLAIDPLRRQAELDGVRLDLTRREFDLLAFLAGRPGVVVARKELLAEVWQQSYGDDQTIDVHLSWLRRKLGETAARPRYLHTLRGVGVKLEPPGPAGTPGPAR from the coding sequence ATGGCAAGTGTGCTCGTGGTCGAGGACGACCAGTTCGTACGCTCCGCCCTCATCCGGCATCTGACCGAGGCCGCGCACACGGTGCGCAGTGTCGGCACGGCCCTCGAGGCGCTGCGCGAGGTCGCCCATTTCCGTTTCGACGTCGTGATCCTGGATCTCGGCCTGCCCGACCTGGACGGGTCGGAGGCGCTGAAGATGCTGCGCGGCATCACCGACGTGCCCGTGATCGTGGCGACCGCGCGGGACGACGAGACGGAGATCGTCCGGCTGCTGAACGACGGCGCGGACGACTACCTGACGAAACCCTTCTCGGTGGAGCACCTGTCGGCCCGGATGGCGGCGGTCCTGCGCCGCGCCCGGTCCTCGGCCGCGGAGCCCGCGCCCGCCCCTCAGCTGCGGGTCGGCGGCCTCGCCATCGACCCGCTGCGCCGCCAGGCCGAACTGGACGGCGTACGACTGGACCTGACCCGGCGCGAGTTCGACCTGCTGGCCTTCCTCGCCGGGCGGCCCGGTGTCGTGGTGGCCCGCAAGGAGCTGCTCGCCGAGGTGTGGCAGCAGTCCTACGGCGACGACCAGACCATCGACGTCCACCTGTCCTGGCTGCGGCGCAAGCTGGGCGAGACGGCGGCCCGGCCGCGCTACCTGCACACCCTGCGCGGGGTCGGCGTGAAGCTGGAGCCGCCGGGGCCCGCCGGGACGCCGGGACCGGCGCGATGA
- a CDS encoding histidine phosphatase family protein, which translates to MAPRILLARHGQTQWSLSGKHTGRTDIPLLDEGRHGAKLLGDRLHRAPLDGLPGVEVRTSPLVRARQTCEIAGFGDRAADWDALMEWDYGSYEGMTPDEIRADRPDWLIWRDGVPGGESLAEVSARADEVVGWVRSQERDVLVFAHGHILRSIGARWLGLGIGFAARVRLNPTSLSVLGWAYGEPAIETWNDCGHLTG; encoded by the coding sequence ATGGCACCGCGCATCCTGCTGGCCCGGCACGGACAGACGCAGTGGTCGCTGTCCGGCAAGCACACCGGCAGGACCGACATCCCGCTCCTGGACGAGGGCAGACACGGCGCGAAACTGCTCGGGGACCGCCTGCACCGGGCGCCGCTGGACGGGCTTCCCGGGGTGGAGGTCCGCACCAGTCCGCTGGTGCGCGCGCGGCAGACGTGCGAGATCGCCGGCTTCGGCGACCGCGCGGCCGACTGGGACGCGCTCATGGAGTGGGACTACGGCTCGTACGAGGGCATGACCCCGGACGAGATCCGGGCCGACCGGCCCGACTGGCTGATCTGGCGGGACGGCGTGCCCGGGGGCGAGTCCCTCGCCGAGGTCTCCGCGCGCGCGGACGAGGTGGTCGGGTGGGTCCGTTCGCAGGAGCGTGACGTACTGGTCTTCGCGCACGGTCACATCCTGCGCTCGATCGGCGCCCGCTGGCTGGGCCTCGGCATCGGTTTCGCGGCCCGCGTCCGCCTGAACCCCACCAGCCTCTCGGTCCTCGGCTGGGCCTACGGCGAGCCCGCGATCGAGACCTGGAACGACTGCGGCCACCTGACCGGGTGA
- a CDS encoding AAA domain-containing protein, with amino-acid sequence MTTVSDPGAEAGRATDAILRDTLHGAHRGVVVDSPPGAGKSTLVVRAALELAAAGRPLMVIAQTNAQVDDLVLRLAEKDPELPVGRLHSSDSDPYDKALDGLANVRKSAKAGDLAGLDVVISTAAKWAHVKGVEPWRHAIVDEAYQMRSDALLAVAGLFERALFVGDPGQLDPFAIVGSEQWAGLSYDPSASAVTTLLAHNPELPQHRLPVSWRLPASAAPLVSDAFYPFTPFRSGTGHGDRRLGFAVASDGSGPDRVIDEAAESGWGLLELPARHTPRTDPEAVRALALVVRRLLDRRGTAASERSPDAAPLTADRIAVGTAHRDQAAAVRAALAELGVREVTVDTANRLQGREYDVTVVLHPLSGRPDATAFHLETGRLCVLASRHRHACIVVCRAGVTGLLDDHPSTEPVRLGVTVKFPDGWEANHAVLSHLSEHRVVWQP; translated from the coding sequence GTGACCACCGTGTCCGACCCGGGGGCCGAGGCCGGCCGCGCCACCGACGCGATCCTGCGCGACACCCTGCACGGGGCGCACCGCGGGGTCGTGGTCGACTCGCCGCCCGGCGCGGGCAAGTCCACGCTCGTCGTGCGGGCCGCGCTCGAACTGGCCGCCGCGGGACGCCCGCTGATGGTCATCGCGCAGACGAACGCGCAGGTGGACGACCTGGTGCTGCGGCTCGCCGAGAAGGACCCGGAGCTGCCCGTCGGCCGGCTGCACAGCAGCGACTCCGACCCGTACGACAAGGCGCTCGACGGGCTCGCGAACGTCCGCAAGTCCGCCAAGGCGGGCGACCTGGCCGGGCTCGACGTGGTGATCTCGACGGCCGCGAAGTGGGCGCACGTCAAGGGGGTCGAGCCGTGGCGGCACGCGATCGTCGACGAGGCGTACCAGATGCGCTCGGACGCGCTGCTCGCGGTGGCGGGGCTGTTCGAGCGGGCACTGTTCGTGGGCGATCCGGGCCAGCTGGACCCGTTCGCGATCGTCGGTTCGGAGCAGTGGGCGGGTCTGTCGTACGACCCCTCGGCCTCGGCCGTGACGACGCTCCTCGCCCACAATCCGGAGCTGCCGCAGCACCGGCTGCCCGTCTCCTGGCGGCTGCCCGCCTCGGCGGCGCCGCTGGTGTCGGACGCGTTCTACCCGTTCACGCCGTTCCGCAGCGGCACGGGGCACGGCGACCGGCGGCTCGGTTTCGCGGTGGCGTCGGACGGTTCGGGCCCCGACCGGGTCATCGACGAGGCGGCGGAATCGGGCTGGGGCCTGCTGGAGCTGCCCGCCCGGCACACTCCGCGTACGGACCCGGAGGCGGTGCGGGCCCTCGCCCTGGTCGTACGCCGTCTGCTGGACCGGCGCGGCACGGCGGCCTCGGAGCGGTCCCCGGACGCGGCCCCGCTGACGGCCGACCGCATCGCCGTCGGCACGGCCCACCGCGACCAGGCGGCGGCCGTCCGGGCGGCGCTGGCCGAGCTGGGCGTCCGGGAGGTCACCGTGGACACGGCGAACCGGCTGCAGGGGCGGGAGTACGACGTGACCGTCGTCCTGCACCCCCTGTCGGGCCGCCCCGACGCGACGGCCTTCCACCTGGAGACGGGCCGGCTGTGCGTGCTGGCCTCGCGCCACCGCCATGCCTGCATCGTCGTCTGCCGGGCCGGCGTCACCGGCCTCCTGGACGACCACCCCTCCACGGAACCGGTCCGGCTCGGGGTGACCGTGAAGTTCCCGGACGGCTGGGAGGCCAACCACGCCGTGCTGTCGCACCTCTCCGAACACCGGGTGGTGTGGCAGCCGTAA
- a CDS encoding LLM class flavin-dependent oxidoreductase gives MGGGHLRTNRRNPVAAADHSTSGTDEIRGEAQGTAPVPLSVLDLVTVGAGHTATEALRTGVELARLAEGRGFHRYWVAEHHSMPGVASSSPAVILAHLAAHTTRIRLGSGGVMLPNHAPLVIAEQFGTLEALAPGRVDLGLGRAPGTDGATAAALRRTERLNEGADDFPQQLAELTRFLDDDFPSGHPYARIHAVPGPVQATSPGGVQSPHRPPLWLLGSSGFSARLAGTLGLPFAFAHHFSAQNTVPALDLYRESFRPSAVLDAPYALIGVSALATDDEKEARRQVMAAALNMVRLRTGRPGLVPTPEEAEAYAFSPMEREFMDSWNANVVHGTADEVRSGLDDLHKRTGADELMLTANAHSGAVRLRSYELIADAYGLPAAPRV, from the coding sequence ATGGGGGGCGGACACCTACGCACCAACAGGAGGAACCCCGTGGCGGCAGCGGACCACTCGACCAGCGGCACCGACGAGATCCGAGGCGAGGCACAGGGCACCGCCCCGGTGCCCCTCTCCGTCCTGGACCTGGTCACCGTCGGTGCGGGCCACACCGCCACCGAGGCCCTGCGCACCGGTGTGGAGCTGGCCCGTCTCGCGGAGGGCCGCGGGTTCCACCGCTACTGGGTGGCCGAACACCACTCCATGCCGGGCGTGGCCTCCTCCTCCCCGGCCGTGATCCTGGCCCACCTGGCCGCGCACACCACCCGCATCCGCCTGGGCTCCGGCGGCGTGATGCTGCCCAACCACGCCCCCCTGGTCATCGCGGAGCAGTTCGGCACGCTCGAAGCGCTGGCCCCGGGCCGCGTCGACCTCGGCCTCGGCCGCGCCCCGGGCACGGACGGCGCCACGGCCGCGGCCCTGCGCCGCACGGAGCGGCTGAACGAGGGCGCCGACGACTTCCCCCAGCAGCTGGCGGAACTGACCCGCTTCTTGGACGACGACTTCCCGAGCGGTCACCCGTACGCCCGGATCCACGCGGTCCCCGGCCCGGTCCAGGCGACCTCGCCCGGCGGTGTGCAGTCCCCGCACCGCCCGCCGCTGTGGCTGCTCGGCTCCTCCGGCTTCAGCGCGCGCCTGGCCGGCACGCTCGGCCTGCCGTTCGCCTTCGCACACCACTTCTCCGCGCAGAACACCGTCCCGGCGCTCGACCTCTACCGCGAGTCCTTCCGGCCGTCGGCCGTGCTCGACGCGCCCTACGCCCTCATCGGCGTCTCCGCGCTCGCGACGGACGACGAGAAGGAGGCCCGCCGCCAGGTCATGGCCGCCGCGCTGAACATGGTCCGCCTGCGCACCGGCCGCCCCGGCCTGGTCCCGACCCCGGAGGAGGCGGAGGCGTACGCCTTCAGCCCGATGGAGCGGGAGTTCATGGACTCCTGGAACGCGAACGTCGTCCACGGCACCGCCGACGAGGTCCGCTCCGGCCTCGACGACCTCCACAAGCGCACCGGCGCCGACGAGCTGATGCTCACGGCCAACGCCCACAGCGGCGCCGTACGCCTGCGCTCGTACGAACTGATCGCGGACGCCTACGGGCTGCCCGCGGCGCCCCGGGTGTAG
- the ehuB gene encoding ectoine/hydroxyectoine ABC transporter substrate-binding protein EhuB — protein sequence MAPPLGNDSNASPEERTRAAHGTSRRSLLAGVTALGALGALGATGCSRVATASGKDGGDLLDRLRAQGVVRLGIAGEIPFGYIDKDGELTGEAPELAKVIFGRLGVENVQPVPTEFGSLIPGLKSQQFDVVAAGMYINAERCAQVIFSDPDYQMLDAFIVRKGNPKKLRDYKDVVESGAKFATGTGYAEIRYAVGAGYEESDILIVQDQVAGLNAVEAGRVDVFAGTALTVREVVKKSGRVEATEPFAPLVDGKPHTDGGGFAFRPTETGLRDAFNAELRKMKDSGELLRVLRPFGFTKNEMTDLTAKELCGG from the coding sequence ATGGCTCCACCACTTGGGAACGACTCGAACGCTTCACCGGAGGAAAGAACCCGGGCCGCGCACGGCACGAGCCGCCGGTCGCTGCTGGCGGGCGTCACGGCGCTCGGCGCGCTGGGCGCGCTCGGCGCCACCGGCTGCAGCCGCGTGGCCACGGCGTCGGGCAAGGACGGCGGCGACCTCCTGGACCGGCTGAGGGCGCAGGGCGTCGTACGGCTCGGCATCGCCGGGGAGATCCCCTTCGGCTACATCGACAAGGACGGCGAGCTCACGGGTGAGGCCCCGGAACTGGCCAAGGTCATCTTCGGGCGGCTGGGGGTGGAGAACGTCCAGCCCGTGCCGACGGAGTTCGGCTCGCTCATTCCCGGCCTGAAGTCCCAGCAGTTCGACGTGGTCGCGGCCGGCATGTACATCAACGCCGAGCGCTGCGCGCAGGTGATCTTCTCCGACCCCGACTACCAGATGCTCGACGCCTTCATCGTGCGCAAGGGCAACCCGAAGAAGCTGCGCGACTACAAGGACGTCGTGGAGTCGGGGGCGAAGTTCGCGACCGGAACGGGATACGCGGAGATCCGGTACGCGGTCGGGGCCGGGTACGAGGAGAGCGACATCCTGATCGTGCAGGACCAGGTCGCGGGCCTGAACGCCGTCGAGGCGGGCCGGGTCGACGTGTTCGCCGGGACGGCGCTGACCGTCCGCGAGGTCGTCAAGAAGTCCGGCAGGGTGGAGGCGACCGAGCCGTTCGCGCCCCTGGTGGACGGCAAACCGCACACGGACGGCGGCGGTTTCGCGTTCCGCCCCACCGAGACGGGCCTGCGGGACGCCTTCAACGCCGAACTGCGGAAGATGAAGGACAGCGGTGAACTGCTGCGCGTCCTGCGGCCCTTCGGTTTCACCAAGAACGAGATGACCGATCTGACCGCGAAGGAGCTGTGCGGCGGATGA
- a CDS encoding bifunctional DNA primase/polymerase, whose product MSIDRNLASNAPHCSGTVGDTHTAEALPNPFDALGAPEVTGVTPEGAAWLASAGTYPRSTRLLWEDRPTAPAVLACGSTFDVVNAPAVFGRLMLDRLWDEGPGSGPVAAHRGRILLFAAPGTAQRLPTLLAWEERGSGGGSDRGRAIPALLCHGTGDAVTVPAPTQAVPGTQLDSRWLVAPDTREPWLPGPEVMLWAAVRAARSAARRRLSTPSPAAPISIFPPADQGAKVYDVSRRR is encoded by the coding sequence ATGAGCATCGATCGGAACCTGGCAAGCAACGCCCCCCACTGCTCCGGAACCGTCGGCGACACCCACACCGCCGAGGCGCTCCCGAACCCGTTCGACGCACTCGGCGCCCCGGAGGTCACCGGGGTCACCCCCGAGGGCGCGGCCTGGCTCGCGTCGGCGGGAACGTATCCACGCAGCACCCGCCTCCTGTGGGAGGACCGGCCCACCGCCCCGGCCGTCCTGGCCTGCGGCTCCACCTTCGACGTCGTCAACGCGCCCGCCGTCTTCGGCCGCCTCATGCTCGACCGGCTCTGGGACGAGGGCCCCGGCTCGGGCCCCGTGGCCGCCCACCGGGGCCGGATACTGCTGTTCGCCGCGCCGGGCACGGCCCAGCGCCTGCCCACGCTCCTGGCCTGGGAGGAGCGCGGCTCGGGCGGCGGCTCGGACCGCGGCCGGGCCATCCCGGCGCTCCTGTGCCACGGCACCGGCGACGCGGTGACGGTCCCCGCCCCGACGCAGGCGGTTCCCGGCACCCAGCTGGACTCCCGCTGGCTCGTCGCCCCCGACACCCGGGAACCCTGGCTGCCCGGTCCGGAGGTCATGCTCTGGGCGGCGGTGCGGGCGGCCAGGTCAGCGGCCCGGCGGCGGCTGTCGACGCCCTCCCCCGCGGCGCCGATATCGATTTTTCCTCCCGCCGATCAGGGTGCTAAAGTCTACGACGTCAGCAGGCGCCGCTAG
- a CDS encoding putative bifunctional diguanylate cyclase/phosphodiesterase — translation MPARAESGTESGAETGPRTFRATFAAAPLAMAVVDREGRVVTANDTLAALLGTGSGGNSLTGRIAADLVDLATDARTWHAYREVLRGRQARLRCTRRLKHPDGHSLWAQVTVSPLPEEERAVLISVSDISGRRELQARLRHLQMHDPVTRLPNRTLFFERLSAALEAEAYEESGTGRIGLCYLDLDGFKAVNDTLGHRVGDRLLAAVAERLTRCANEAGYARTATPLVARLGGDEFALLVEDSTGTEQLAELAGSVLKSLQVPFDLSGQRLSVSASIGVVERHAAGTTATGLMQAADTTLYWAKADGKGRWTLFDPERNAHRMTRQALSSTLRPAVERGEFTLEYQPLVCMEDGVLRGVEALVRWNHPQFGTLTPNRFIGLAEEDGSIVQLGRWVLATACRQARRWQLDHPDAEPIFVSVNVAVRQVWDSDLVSDVAAILAETGLAPHLLQLELTESAVMGSAGRPLQALQALSDMGVGIAIDDFGTGYSNLAYLSRLPVSVLKLDGSFVRGFQYESGDGAGVGGDGVGAPPNPADEVVVEAMIQLAHRLGLTVTAECVETAGQATRLRRIGCDTGQGWLYSRPVAPDRISALLTAAARP, via the coding sequence ATCCCGGCGCGCGCGGAGTCCGGCACGGAGTCCGGCGCGGAGACCGGCCCCCGTACCTTTCGGGCCACCTTCGCCGCGGCCCCCCTCGCGATGGCCGTCGTGGACCGCGAGGGCCGGGTCGTCACGGCCAACGACACCCTGGCCGCGCTGCTCGGCACGGGTTCCGGCGGGAACAGCCTGACCGGGCGGATCGCCGCCGACCTGGTGGACCTCGCCACCGACGCCCGCACCTGGCACGCGTACCGCGAGGTGCTGCGCGGCCGGCAGGCCAGGCTCCGCTGCACCCGGCGTCTCAAGCATCCCGACGGTCACTCGCTGTGGGCGCAGGTGACCGTCAGTCCGCTGCCCGAGGAGGAGCGGGCGGTGCTGATCTCGGTCTCCGACATCAGCGGGCGCCGGGAGCTCCAGGCCCGGCTGCGGCACCTTCAGATGCACGACCCGGTGACCCGGCTGCCCAACCGCACCCTGTTCTTCGAGCGGCTGTCGGCCGCCCTGGAGGCGGAGGCGTACGAGGAGTCGGGCACCGGCCGCATCGGGCTGTGCTACCTGGATCTCGACGGGTTCAAGGCGGTCAACGACACGCTCGGCCACCGTGTCGGCGACCGGCTGCTCGCGGCCGTCGCCGAGCGGCTGACGCGCTGCGCCAACGAGGCCGGGTACGCGAGAACGGCCACCCCCCTGGTCGCCCGGCTCGGCGGCGACGAGTTCGCCCTGCTGGTCGAGGACTCGACGGGCACCGAGCAGCTCGCCGAGCTCGCCGGCTCCGTACTGAAGTCCCTGCAGGTGCCCTTCGACCTCTCGGGGCAGCGGCTGTCGGTCTCGGCGTCGATCGGTGTGGTCGAGCGGCACGCGGCCGGTACCACCGCGACCGGTCTGATGCAGGCCGCCGACACCACGCTGTACTGGGCGAAGGCGGACGGCAAAGGCCGCTGGACGCTGTTCGACCCCGAGCGCAACGCGCACCGCATGACCCGGCAGGCGCTGTCCTCCACGCTGCGCCCCGCCGTCGAGCGCGGGGAGTTCACGCTGGAGTACCAGCCGCTGGTGTGCATGGAGGACGGGGTGCTGCGCGGCGTCGAGGCGCTGGTGCGATGGAACCATCCTCAGTTCGGCACACTGACGCCGAATCGGTTCATCGGACTTGCCGAGGAGGACGGGTCGATCGTGCAGCTCGGCCGCTGGGTGCTGGCGACCGCCTGCCGGCAGGCGCGCCGGTGGCAGCTGGACCACCCGGACGCCGAGCCGATCTTCGTCAGCGTCAACGTGGCGGTGCGGCAGGTCTGGGACTCCGACCTGGTCTCCGACGTGGCGGCGATCCTCGCGGAGACCGGGCTCGCCCCGCACCTGTTGCAGCTGGAGCTCACCGAGTCCGCGGTGATGGGCTCCGCGGGCCGGCCGCTCCAGGCCCTGCAGGCGCTCAGCGACATGGGCGTGGGCATCGCCATCGACGACTTCGGCACGGGCTACTCGAACCTCGCCTACCTCAGCCGGCTGCCGGTGTCGGTGCTGAAGCTCGACGGCTCGTTCGTACGGGGCTTCCAGTACGAGAGCGGCGACGGCGCGGGCGTGGGCGGTGACGGCGTGGGCGCGCCGCCCAACCCGGCCGACGAGGTCGTCGTCGAGGCGATGATCCAGCTCGCGCACCGGCTCGGCCTCACCGTCACCGCCGAGTGCGTGGAGACGGCGGGCCAGGCGACCCGCCTGCGGCGCATCGGCTGCGACACCGGGCAGGGGTGGCTGTACTCCCGCCCGGTGGCCCCGGACCGCATCTCCGCGCTCCTGACGGCGGCGGCCCGCCCGTAG